GCGCGTCGATCAGACACATGAGGAGACGGGATGAAACGTGCGCTTATAGCGCCGGAGGAGTCGGCGCGTCGATCAGACACATGAGGAGACGGGATGAAACGTGCGCTTATCACGGGGATCACCGGCCAGGACGGCAGCTACCTGGCCGAGTGGCTGCTGGCCCAGGGCTACGAGGTCCACGGCGTCGTTCGCCGATCCAGCACCGAGAACTTCGACCGCATCGCCCATCTGACGGGGCGGCTGAGCCTGCATCAGGCCGACCTGCTCGACCAGCTCTCGCTCATCGACGTGCTGCGGCAGGTGCGGCCGCAGGAAGTGTACAACCTCGCCGCCATGAGCTTCGTGCCGACCAGTTGGAAGCAGCCGGTCCTTACCGGCGAATTCACCGCCATCGGCGTCACCCGCATGCTGGAGGCCATCCGTCTGCTCGACCCCAAGGGCATCCGCTTCTACCAGGCGTCGTCCAGCGAGATGTTCGGCAAGGTGCGCGAGACGCCGCAGAACGAGAAGACGCCGTTCAACCCCCGCAGCCCCTACGGCGCGGCCAAGGCCTTCGGCCACCACATCACCGTCAACTACCGCGAGGCGTACGGCCTGTATGCCGTCAACGGCATCCTCTTCAACCACGAGTCGCCGCGCCGCGGGCTGGAGTTCGTCACACGCAAAGTCACGAACGCGGTGGCGCGGATCAAGCTGGGCGTGCAGCACGAGCTGGCGCTGGGCAACCTGGATTCGCGGCGCGACTGGGGCTTCGCCGGCGACTATGTGCGCGCCATGTGGCTGATGCTGCAACAGGAGCGGCCCGACGACTTCGTGATCGCCACGGGCGAAACGCACTCGGTGCGCGAGTTCGTTGAGGCGGCGTTCACCGCCGCGGGGCTGGACGGCTGGGAACGGTACGTGACGGCGGATCCGCGCTTTCTGCGCCCCACCGAGGTCGAGCTGCTGCGCGGCGACGCGAGCCGCGCCCGCGAGACGCTCGGCTGGCAGCCCACCGTCTCCTTCCCGCAGCTTGTCGCGATGATGGTGGAAGGCGACCTCGAGCTGGAACAGCGCCGGCTGCATGGGCGGGACTAA
Above is a window of Dehalococcoidia bacterium DNA encoding:
- the gmd gene encoding GDP-mannose 4,6-dehydratase is translated as MKRALITGITGQDGSYLAEWLLAQGYEVHGVVRRSSTENFDRIAHLTGRLSLHQADLLDQLSLIDVLRQVRPQEVYNLAAMSFVPTSWKQPVLTGEFTAIGVTRMLEAIRLLDPKGIRFYQASSSEMFGKVRETPQNEKTPFNPRSPYGAAKAFGHHITVNYREAYGLYAVNGILFNHESPRRGLEFVTRKVTNAVARIKLGVQHELALGNLDSRRDWGFAGDYVRAMWLMLQQERPDDFVIATGETHSVREFVEAAFTAAGLDGWERYVTADPRFLRPTEVELLRGDASRARETLGWQPTVSFPQLVAMMVEGDLELEQRRLHGRD